The Microcystis aeruginosa NIES-843 sequence AGCCGGCTATATGGCCAAATACCTAAAAGCGCTAGGATTTACCACGATCGAACTCTTACCAGTCCAAGAAACCGCTAACGATAATAACCCTGACGATCGCCCCAGCGGTAACTATTGGGGTTACATGACCTTTGGTTATTTCGCCCCCGATCGCCGTTATGCTTATGATCGCTCCCCCGGGGGACCCACCAGAGAATTTAAGGCCATGGTCAAAGCTTTCCACGACCAAGGCATGGAAGTTTATCTCGATGTGGTCTATAACCACACCGGAGAAGGGGGCAATTGGGGCAGCAACGATGTCACCGGATTTGTTAGTTTTGGTGGTTTTGATGTGGTGGAATACTATCAACTCACCGATGAACATTATCTAGTCGATGGGGCCACCGGCTGCGGAAATCAATTAAACTTTTCCCATATTGTCACCTGTAATCTGGTTCTTGATTCCCTCACCTATTGGTTAGAAACCATGGGAGTTGATGGTTTTCGTTTTGATCTGGCCCCCGTCCTCGGCCGAACTCCTTCTAGTCATCAACGAGAAGATCGGGGCAAACAAAAACAATTCTTCCCTAAACATACTTTGTTAGAAAAGATCGAGAAATTAGGCAAGAAATACGATGCGGAAATGATCGCCGAAGCTTGGGATAGCTGGGGTTACGAAGTGGGGAATTTCCCGACGGGTTGGGGCGAGTGGAATGGCCGTTATCGCGATGCAATTCGGCGTTTTTTAAAGGGAGATGGTAATACTTTTAAATTCATCGAACAGGTGAACGGAGATTATCACAATTTTAACGACCAAGGCGGACCAGAAAAATCGATCGATTTTATTGTTGCCCACGATGGTTTTACCCTGATGGATTTGGTCAGTTATAACAGCAAAAATAACCTCACTCCCTGGCCCTTTGGTCCTTCCGATGGCGGCAATAGTAATAACGATTCTTGTGATTCTGGGGGTGATCAGGCCTTACGTCGCCAAAGATTACGCAACTTTTGGACGATTCAATTTTTATCTCGCGGTGTGCCGATGACTGTCTGGGGCGATGAATTTGGCCGCAGCCAAAATGGTAATAATAATCCCTACAATATTGATAGTGTGGCCACTTGGAATAATTATGACATGATTGCCACCCGTTCACCCCATCTACTGCCCACGGGTTATCGGGAAGCTTATCACAATAATTTTGGCACGGGAACTAATCAAGAAGAACGCAATCCTTTATTTATTTTTGCCGCTTATATTGCTCACTTAAGACAGAATCATACAGCCCTCAAACAGCGCCACTACGGTGATATGGTTCTCGATGCCAGTAATGATGTCACCTATTTATTTAAAAAAACCGATGGGGTTAGCGATTTAACTGCCGATGATCGCTGTATTTGGTTTTTAATTGATGGTAGTGCCGTCGGCGATCACGATTTTTTGGTGTTAATTAATATGTATCATCTGCCGGTGGATTTTCGTCTTCCCTCATCATCCAATAATTATCGTTGGCTAAGAATTATTGACACGGCCGCTTGGGCAGAAACCGATTATAATTGTTGGTCTGTGGATCAAGGGACAGTAAT is a genomic window containing:
- a CDS encoding glycogen debranching protein; this encodes MLPAIGQNHPQSGNYAPLDSHLWADATYPLGAHYRGDSVTFAVYSRNASQILLEIYDRPTGENAKYDYWLTKNPNDDIWRAKIAGIAHGSYYAFRCWGPNWQFDQKWQRGHSNAGFRADVDDFGHRFNPNKVLFDPYARELSQDIETPAMVAAGENVGIYATGGGDYKGVIQRQYDTGKWSPKGIVIAPDGTSTGIRPRLGAEKAIIYEAHVRGLSNHPSASRLEDILKGIRGFEEVANVPDRYRGTYAGAGYMAKYLKALGFTTIELLPVQETANDNNPDDRPSGNYWGYMTFGYFAPDRRYAYDRSPGGPTREFKAMVKAFHDQGMEVYLDVVYNHTGEGGNWGSNDVTGFVSFGGFDVVEYYQLTDEHYLVDGATGCGNQLNFSHIVTCNLVLDSLTYWLETMGVDGFRFDLAPVLGRTPSSHQREDRGKQKQFFPKHTLLEKIEKLGKKYDAEMIAEAWDSWGYEVGNFPTGWGEWNGRYRDAIRRFLKGDGNTFKFIEQVNGDYHNFNDQGGPEKSIDFIVAHDGFTLMDLVSYNSKNNLTPWPFGPSDGGNSNNDSCDSGGDQALRRQRLRNFWTIQFLSRGVPMTVWGDEFGRSQNGNNNPYNIDSVATWNNYDMIATRSPHLLPTGYREAYHNNFGTGTNQEERNPLFIFAAYIAHLRQNHTALKQRHYGDMVLDASNDVTYLFKKTDGVSDLTADDRCIWFLIDGSAVGDHDFLVLINMYHLPVDFRLPSSSNNYRWLRIIDTAAWAETDYNCWSVDQGTVIADNYQVNGFSIVVCQEIN